A single genomic interval of Pyrus communis chromosome 7, drPyrComm1.1, whole genome shotgun sequence harbors:
- the LOC137740775 gene encoding F-box/kelch-repeat protein At3g06240-like: MRDSYDYLLLRTANYRFSLCCRDTVAKCLDLELPEQENISLRINGSCNGLLCLSNHVGRCLRNPIYLWNPSIRKFKRLPKGLIQHTIRFDATGFGFHSGENDYKVVRIVSFLGKKCIFEVEVYSVRLDAWKRISAVPPLSPNVSSFNTNSFAYIDGVVYWIVLDHSQQCTSILSFDFVGEVFQKIVLPDKMGKGIEFFHTSIGVFEKLVSMFHYRQDGKDYYCDIWVLEMETWKTIRTIVLPERGWITWPLGFRATGGVHIAMLNGDFVLYNPEPRQVKPLGIKLHDGYVGSYSESLILVD, encoded by the coding sequence ATGCGAGATTCATACGATTATCTTCTTCTCCGCACTGCAAATTATCGCTTTTCGCTCTGCTGTCGGGATACAGTTGCTAAGTGTTTGGATTTAGAGCTTCCGGAGCAGGAGAATATAAGTTTACGCATTAATGGTTCTTGCAATGGATTGCTTTGCCTCTCTAATCATGTAGGTCGGTGTTTGAGGAATCCTATATATCTATGGAACCCATCAATCAGAAAATTCAAGAGGCTACCGAAAGGCCTTATTCAGCACACAATCCGTTTCGATGCAACTGGATTTGGGTTTCACAGTGGGGAAAATGACTATAAGGTTGTGAGGATTGTGAGCTTTCTGGGGAAGAAATGTATCTTCGAAGTTGAGGTTTACAGCGTTAGATTGGATGCCTGGAAAAGAATTAGCGCAGTTCCTCCTCTTTCACCTAATGTCTCGTCTTTCAACACTAACTCATTTGCATACATTGATGGTGTTGTGTACTGGATTGTATTGGACCATTCTCAGCAGTGCACTTCCATCCTTTCTTTTGATTTCGTCGGTGAGGTTTTTCAAAAGATTGTGCTTCCTGATAAGATGGGCAAAGGCATAGAGTTTTTTCACACCAGTATTGGCGTGTTTGAGAAATTAGTTTCTATGTTCCATTACAGACAAGATGGGAAGGATTACTACTGTGACATATGGGTTCTGGAAATGGAGACTTGGAAAACGATCCGCACGATTGTTCTTCCAGAACGTGGATGGATAACGTGGCCATTGGGTTTTAGAGCAACTGGTGGAGTTCATATTGCTATGCTAAATGGAGATTTCGTTTTGTATAATCCAGAACCACGCCAAGTCAAACCCCTTGGAATTAAACTTCATGACGGGTACGTCGGTTCTTATAGTGAGAGTCTGATTCTTGTCGATTGA
- the LOC137739664 gene encoding phytoene synthase 2, chloroplastic, whose protein sequence is MSVALVWVVSPNTEVFKFYGILDSSRFVLGNRSSIRAKMGGKQDWKSCSLSTDVKYSSVGGSGLGSEAKFPVLLSMVANPLGESAVSSEQKVYDVVLKQASLVKKQLRSNGYLDVKPDIILPGNLSLLSKAYDRCGEVCAEYAKTFYLGTLLMTPERRRAIWAIYVWCRRTDELVDGPNASHITPTALDRWESRLDDLFQGRPFDMLDAALSDTVTKFPVDIQPFKDMIEGMRMDLRKSRYQNFDELYLYCYYVAGTVGLMSVPVMGISTESQATTESVYNAALALGIANQLTNILRDVGEDARRGRIYLPQDELAEAGLSDADIYAGKVTDKWRSFMKDQIKRARMFFDEAEKGVTELSEASRWPVLASLLLYRQILDEIEANDYNNFTRRAYVSKAKKLLALPIAYTKSIIRPSRTSPELSKYNL, encoded by the exons ATGTCTGTGGCATTAGTTTGGGTTGTTTCCCCCAACACCGAGGTGTTCAAATTCTATGGGATTTTAGATTCATCGAGGTTTGTTTTGGGGAATCGAAGTTCGATTAGAGCAAAGATGGGTGGGAAACAGGATTGGAAATCTTGCTCTCTCAGCACAGATGTGAAGTATTCATCAGTAGGAGGGTCTGGTTTAGGGAGTGAAGCCAAATTTCCAGTTTTATTAAGCATGGTGGCCAACCCGCTTGGAGAATCAGCTGTCTCGTCGGAACAGAAGGTGTATGACGTGGTGCTGAAGCAGGCATCCTTGGTTAAGAAGCAGTTGAGGTCTAATGGATATCTTGATGTGAAGCCGGATATTATTCTTCCCGGGAATCTGAGCTTGTTGAGTAAAGCTTATGATCGATGTGGAGAAGTATGTGCAGAGTATGCCAAGACCTTTTACCTCG GTACTCTCCTTATGACGCCCGAAAGAAGAAGGGCCATCTGGGCAATATATG TGTGGTGCAGGAGGACGGATGAGCTTGTTGATGGGCCTAATGCTTCACACATAACACCCACAGCTTTAGATAGGTGGGAATCGAGATTGGACGATCTGTTCCAAGGCCGTCCATTTGATATGCTCGATGCTGCTTTGTCAGATACGGTCACCAAATTTCCGGTTGACATTCAG CCATTCAAAGATATGATAGAAGGAATGAGAATGGACCTCAGGAAGTCAAGATACCAAAACTTCGATGAACTATATCTTTACTGCTATTATGTTGCTGGAACTGTTGGATTAATGAGTGTTCCAGTTATGGGCATTTCAACTGAATCGCAAGCAACAACGGAGAGTGTATATAATGCTGCCTTGGCGTTAGGAATTGCGAATCAGCTAACAAACATACTCCGTGATGTTGGGGAGGA TGCAAGGAGAGGAAGAATTTATTTACCCCAAGATGAGCTTGCAGAAGCAGGACTCTCCGATGCTGATATATATGCTGGAAAGGTCACAGACAAATGGAGGAGTTTCATGAAGGATCAAATAAAGAGGGCAAGGATGTTCTTCGATGAGGCAGAGAAGGGAGTGACAGAGTTGAGTGAAGCCAGCAGATGGCCG GTCTTGGCGTCGCTACTCCTATATCGCCAAATACTGGACGAGATAGAAGCTAACGATTACAACAACTTCACAAGAAGGGCTTATGTAAGCAAAGCTAAGAAACTACTTGCTTTGCCTATTGCATATACTAAATCGATAATTCGCCCCTCAAGAACCTCTCCAGAGCTTAGTAAATACAATCTTTGA